From a single Nicotiana tomentosiformis chromosome 2, ASM39032v3, whole genome shotgun sequence genomic region:
- the LOC104087548 gene encoding alpha carbonic anhydrase 7-like isoform X1, giving the protein MRQQRYLSVLVLFYFVLFFFATSIRAQEVEDEREFDYAVKSEKGPRMWGKLKKEWDACNKGEMQSPIDLSNERVRIIRKPEKRNYKLCNATVKNRGHDISLQWHGDAGSVLINGTEYPLQQAHWHSPSEHTVNGRKYAMEMHMVHLNENATNKIAVIGVLYKFGKPDKFLSKLIRNISSMIDKKDEVKNAGMINPREIKIGSRKYYRYVGSLTVPPCTEGVIWSIKKKVRTISRDQVKLLREAVHDYAASNARPMQPLNKRPVYLMAPGATV; this is encoded by the exons ATGAGGCAACAAAGATATTTGTCAGTCTTGGTCTTGTTTTATTTCGTTCTCTTCTTCTTTGCAACATCCATTAGAGCGCAAGAAGTTG AGGATGAGAGGGAGTTTGATTATGCTGTAAAAAGTGAGAAAGGTCCAAGAATGTGGGGAAAACTGAAGAAAGAATGGGATGCTTGCAATAAGGGGGAGATGCAGTCTCCTATAGATTTGTCGAATGAAAGAGTTAGAATTATTCGAAAGCCAGAAAAAAGGAATTACAAGCTCTGCAATGCTACTGTTAAGAACAGAGGCCATGACATTTCG TTACAATGGCATGGGGACGCTGGATCTGTTTTGATAAATGGAACAGAGTATCCTCTACAGCAAGCTCACTGGCACTCTCCTTCAGAGCATACTGTTAATGGCAGAAA GTATGCCATGGAAATGCATATGGTTCACTTAaacgaaaatgcgacaaataagATAGCTGTGATTGGAGTCCTTTACAAGTTTGGCAAACCCGACAAATTTCTCTCCAAG TTGATAAGAAATATATCATCTATGATTGACAAAAAGGACGAAGTGAAAAATGCGGGCATGATTAATCCCAGAGAAATCAAGATTGGTAGCAGAAAATATTATAGATATGTGGGTTCACTCACAGTTCCTCCTTGCACTGAAGGAGTCATTTGGTCTATCAAAAAGAAG GTACGGACTATTTCAAGAGATCAAGTTAAATTGCTTAGAGAAGCCGTTCATGAT TATGCTGCAAGTAATGCAAGGCCAATGCAACCGCTAAACAAGAGACCGGTCTATCTTATGGCACCAGGAGCTACTGTTTGA
- the LOC104087548 gene encoding alpha carbonic anhydrase 7-like isoform X2 produces the protein MRQQRYLSVLVLFYFVLFFFATSIRAQEVEDEREFDYAVKSEKGPRMWGKLKKEWDACNKGEMQSPIDLSNERVRIIRKPEKRNYKLCNATVKNRGHDISLQWHGDAGSVLINGTEYPLQQAHWHSPSEHTVNGRKYAMEMHMVHLNENATNKIAVIGVLYKFGKPDKFLSKLIRNISSMIDKKDEVKNAGMINPREIKIGSRKYYRYVGSLTVPPCTEGVIWSIKKKYAASNARPMQPLNKRPVYLMAPGATV, from the exons ATGAGGCAACAAAGATATTTGTCAGTCTTGGTCTTGTTTTATTTCGTTCTCTTCTTCTTTGCAACATCCATTAGAGCGCAAGAAGTTG AGGATGAGAGGGAGTTTGATTATGCTGTAAAAAGTGAGAAAGGTCCAAGAATGTGGGGAAAACTGAAGAAAGAATGGGATGCTTGCAATAAGGGGGAGATGCAGTCTCCTATAGATTTGTCGAATGAAAGAGTTAGAATTATTCGAAAGCCAGAAAAAAGGAATTACAAGCTCTGCAATGCTACTGTTAAGAACAGAGGCCATGACATTTCG TTACAATGGCATGGGGACGCTGGATCTGTTTTGATAAATGGAACAGAGTATCCTCTACAGCAAGCTCACTGGCACTCTCCTTCAGAGCATACTGTTAATGGCAGAAA GTATGCCATGGAAATGCATATGGTTCACTTAaacgaaaatgcgacaaataagATAGCTGTGATTGGAGTCCTTTACAAGTTTGGCAAACCCGACAAATTTCTCTCCAAG TTGATAAGAAATATATCATCTATGATTGACAAAAAGGACGAAGTGAAAAATGCGGGCATGATTAATCCCAGAGAAATCAAGATTGGTAGCAGAAAATATTATAGATATGTGGGTTCACTCACAGTTCCTCCTTGCACTGAAGGAGTCATTTGGTCTATCAAAAAGAAG TATGCTGCAAGTAATGCAAGGCCAATGCAACCGCTAAACAAGAGACCGGTCTATCTTATGGCACCAGGAGCTACTGTTTGA